Proteins encoded within one genomic window of Catharus ustulatus isolate bCatUst1 chromosome 10, bCatUst1.pri.v2, whole genome shotgun sequence:
- the CHRD gene encoding chordin isoform X1 codes for MRAAALLLLALLPLRPLPGRAARPKLALPIRPDMEPLPPGGAAGCAFGGHFYALEETWHPDLGEPFGVMRCVICHCEPQRNHRGKPVGKVNCKNMKQDCPVPTCPRATLLPGHCCHTCPKGPPEKSPALRFDTFEYFQEKEDDLDKPYNDRSYLSSEGLARDDARTEFVALLTSGPEPWHPTSSAVAKARFTLLRSSLLFSISYERLGRPSRVRFSDPEGNVLFEHPVQKSAAPEDGMLCGMWRTVSKANVQLLRGEQLRVSLITRAQPSGEVHGHILKHRALFAETFGAILTSLDPLHLGAGGMAMLTLSDTENNLHFILMARGLLEPGARESPRVPLRVRILHQGQTLREVHANITVEDPDFAEVLNDLSAQELQWLVQGQLHITAETEGRHARRLAGTITTRRSCDTIQSVLCGADALLPTKTGAVGSAKLALHENGTLEYQVQVVGTASEVVGITLETKPRRKSKRNILFDMTPSYKDGLAWGAWQSPSARDAHMLLQNELFLNVATKDWEEGELRGQIISLPYSGLLARYTEMPVALAGQLVSPPVHSGAGGHAWLSLDEHCHLHYEISVAGLGRPSDGTVSAHIHGVAELGEMGTRPHQHKRLLKGFYSTEAQGVVKDLDADLLQHLAQGTAFLQVSTKAHPNGEMRGRVHIPNQCHSGGTRLAPGESLGQAELPGSTKTRDLEQLKKDPNSCFFEGQHRAHGTRWAPDYDKKCSICSCQKRTVICDPILCQPLNCTHQVHPEELCCPICEEKKSEQEELKLERARDSSEGCYFDGDKTWRGSGTRWHPVVPPFGLIKCAICTCKGTTGEVHCEKVQCPRLTCANPVRASPSDCCKQCPAPEKSVPELADSMQADAPRACRFGRRWYLNNESWHPSVPPFGEMKCILCWCVSGETHCQRQECPPSACASPATRDNPCCAKCRALDAPSDAREKVHDAKVESRSH; via the exons ATGCGCGCCGCTGCGCTGCTGCTGCTCGCCCTGCTCCCGCTCCGGCCCCtgcccggccgcgccgcccgccccaAGCTCGCCCTGCCCATCCGGCCCGACATGGAGCCACTGCCCCCCGGCGGGGCGGCAG GCTGCGCCTTCGGGGGGCACTTCTATGCTCTGGAGGAGACGTGGCACCCGGACCTGGGGGAGCCCTTCGGGGTGATGCGCTGCGTTATCTGTCACTGCGAGCCG CAGAGGAACCACCGGGGGAAGCCCGTGGGGAAAGTGAACTGCAAGAACATGAAGCAGGACTGCCCCGTGCCTACCTGTCCCCGGGCCACGCTGCTGCCTGGACACTGCTGCCACACCTGCCCCAAAG GCCCCCCAGAGAAGAGCCCTGCACTCCGCTTTGACACCTTCGAGTACTTCCAGGAGAAGGAGGACGACTTGGACAAGCCCTACAATGACCGCTCCTACCTCAGCTCTGAGGGCCTGGCTCGCGATGATGCCCGCACAG AGTTTGTGGCCTTGCTGACCAGTGGCCCAGAGCCGTGGCACCCCACATCCAGTGCTGTGGCCAAGGCTCGCTTCACTCTGCTGCgctcctccctgctcttttCCATCAGCTACGAGCG GCTGGGACGGCCGAGCCGGGTGCGTTTCAGTGACCCCGAGGGTAACGTGCTGTTTGAACACCCCGTGCAGAAGAGCGCTGCCCCCGAGGACGGCATg CTCTGCGGAATGTGGAGGACAGTGTCCAAAGCCAACGTCCAACTGCTGCGGGGGGAGCAGCTCCGCGTGTCCCTCATCACCCGGGCACAGCCCTCTGGAGAGGTCCACGGACACATCCTCAAGCACCGGGCACTGTTCGCAG agaCATTTGGTGCCATCCTGACCTCGTTGGACCCCTTGCACCTGGGTGCCGGGGGAATGGCGATgctgacactgagtgacactgagaaCAACCTGCACTTCATCCTCATGGCCCGGGGACTGCTGGAGCCTGGAGCAAGGG AATCTCCACGTGTTCCACTGAGGGTCCGTATCCTGCACCAGGGCCAGACGCTCCGGGAGGTCCATGCCAACATCACTGTGGAG GACCCCGACTTCGCAGAGGTGCTGAATGATCTgtctgcccaggagctgcagtggctggtgcaggggcagctccacATCACGGCTGAGACAGAGGGCCGGCACGCACGCCGGCTGGCTGGCACCATCACCACCCGCCGCAGCTGCGAca CCATCCAAAGTGTGCTGTGCGGAGCAGACGCTTTGCTGCCGACCAAGACCGGGGCTGTGGGCTCAGCCAAACTGGCGCTGCATGAGAATGGCACCCTGGAGTACCAG GTGCAGGTGGTGGGCACTGCCAGCGAGGTGGTGGGCATCACACTGGAGACCAAGCCCCGGCGGAAAAGCAAGAGGAACATCCTGTTTGACATGACACCCAGCTACAAGGATGGGCTG GCCTGGGGTgcctggcagagccccagcGCCCGCGATGCCCACATGCTTCTACAAAATGAGCTCTTCCTCAATGTGGCCACCAAAGACTGGGAAGAGGGTGAGCTGCGGGGCCAGATCATCTCCCTGCCCTACAGTGGACTGCTTGCCCGCTACACAG AGATGCCCGTGGCGCTGGCAGGGCAGCTGGTGTCCCCCCCAGTGCACAGCGGCGCCGGGGGGCATGCCTGGCTCTCGCTGGATGAGCACTGCCACCTGCACTACGAGATCTcggtggcagggctgggacgCCCGAGCGATGGCACTGTCAGTGCCCACATCCACGGGGTGGCCGAGCTGGGGGAGATGGGCACTCGCCCCCACCAGCACAAGCGCCTGCTCAAAGGCTTCTACAGCACTGAG GCTCAGGGGGTGGTGAAGGACCTGGATGCCGACCTGCTGCAACACCTGGCACAAGGCACTGCTTTCCTGCAAGTCAGCACCAAAGCACACCCCAATGGGGAGATGCGGGGACGG GTGCACATTCCCAACCAGTGCCATTCAGGAGGGACCCGCCTGGCCCCAGGGGAGTCCCTGgggcaggctgagctccctGGGAGCACCAAGACCAGGgacctggagcagctgaagaAGGACCCCAACTCCTGCTTCTTTGAGGGTCAGCACCGGGCACATGGCACCCGCTGGGCACCTGACTATGACAAGAAGTGCTCCATCTGCAGCTGCCAG aagCGCACAGTGATCTGCGACCCCATCTTGTGCCAGCCCCTCAACTGTACCCACCAGGTGCACCCCGaagagctgtgctgccccatCTGTGAAG AGAAGAagtcagagcaggaggagctgaagctGGAGCGGGCACGGGACAGTAGTGAGG gCTGCTACTTTGATGGTGACAAAACATGGCGAGGCTCTGGCACTCGCTGGCACCCTGTTGTGCCCCCATTTGGCCTCATCAAATGTGCCATCTGTACTTGCAAG ggcaccaCAGGTGAAGTGCACTGTGAGAAGGTGCAGTGCCCACGGCTCACCTGTGCCAACCCTGTGCGCGCCAGCCCCTCTGACTGCTGCAAGCAGTGCCCAG ccccagagaaGAGTGTCCCGGAGCTGGCTGACTCCATGCAGGCAGATGCACCACGAGCGTGCCGCTTTGGGCGTCGCTGGTACCTCAACAATGAGAGCTGGCACCCGTCTGTGCCCCCCTTCGGAGAAATGAAGTGTATCCTGTGCTGGTGTGTG TCGGGGGAGACACACTGCCAGCGCCAGGAGTGCCCCCCATCTGCCTGTGCTAGCCCCGCCACGAGGGACAACCCCTGCTGTGCCAAGTGCCGTG ccctggatgCCCCCTCAGATGCACGGGAGAAGGTCCACGATGCCAAGGTGGAGTCACGGAGCCACTGA
- the CHRD gene encoding chordin isoform X2, with amino-acid sequence MEPLPPGGAAGCAFGGHFYALEETWHPDLGEPFGVMRCVICHCEPRNHRGKPVGKVNCKNMKQDCPVPTCPRATLLPGHCCHTCPKGPPEKSPALRFDTFEYFQEKEDDLDKPYNDRSYLSSEGLARDDARTEFVALLTSGPEPWHPTSSAVAKARFTLLRSSLLFSISYERLGRPSRVRFSDPEGNVLFEHPVQKSAAPEDGMLCGMWRTVSKANVQLLRGEQLRVSLITRAQPSGEVHGHILKHRALFAETFGAILTSLDPLHLGAGGMAMLTLSDTENNLHFILMARGLLEPGARESPRVPLRVRILHQGQTLREVHANITVEDPDFAEVLNDLSAQELQWLVQGQLHITAETEGRHARRLAGTITTRRSCDTIQSVLCGADALLPTKTGAVGSAKLALHENGTLEYQVQVVGTASEVVGITLETKPRRKSKRNILFDMTPSYKDGLAWGAWQSPSARDAHMLLQNELFLNVATKDWEEGELRGQIISLPYSGLLARYTEMPVALAGQLVSPPVHSGAGGHAWLSLDEHCHLHYEISVAGLGRPSDGTVSAHIHGVAELGEMGTRPHQHKRLLKGFYSTEAQGVVKDLDADLLQHLAQGTAFLQVSTKAHPNGEMRGRVHIPNQCHSGGTRLAPGESLGQAELPGSTKTRDLEQLKKDPNSCFFEGQHRAHGTRWAPDYDKKCSICSCQKRTVICDPILCQPLNCTHQVHPEELCCPICEEKKSEQEELKLERARDSSEGCYFDGDKTWRGSGTRWHPVVPPFGLIKCAICTCKGTTGEVHCEKVQCPRLTCANPVRASPSDCCKQCPAPEKSVPELADSMQADAPRACRFGRRWYLNNESWHPSVPPFGEMKCILCWCVSGETHCQRQECPPSACASPATRDNPCCAKCRALDAPSDAREKVHDAKVESRSH; translated from the exons ATGGAGCCACTGCCCCCCGGCGGGGCGGCAG GCTGCGCCTTCGGGGGGCACTTCTATGCTCTGGAGGAGACGTGGCACCCGGACCTGGGGGAGCCCTTCGGGGTGATGCGCTGCGTTATCTGTCACTGCGAGCCG AGGAACCACCGGGGGAAGCCCGTGGGGAAAGTGAACTGCAAGAACATGAAGCAGGACTGCCCCGTGCCTACCTGTCCCCGGGCCACGCTGCTGCCTGGACACTGCTGCCACACCTGCCCCAAAG GCCCCCCAGAGAAGAGCCCTGCACTCCGCTTTGACACCTTCGAGTACTTCCAGGAGAAGGAGGACGACTTGGACAAGCCCTACAATGACCGCTCCTACCTCAGCTCTGAGGGCCTGGCTCGCGATGATGCCCGCACAG AGTTTGTGGCCTTGCTGACCAGTGGCCCAGAGCCGTGGCACCCCACATCCAGTGCTGTGGCCAAGGCTCGCTTCACTCTGCTGCgctcctccctgctcttttCCATCAGCTACGAGCG GCTGGGACGGCCGAGCCGGGTGCGTTTCAGTGACCCCGAGGGTAACGTGCTGTTTGAACACCCCGTGCAGAAGAGCGCTGCCCCCGAGGACGGCATg CTCTGCGGAATGTGGAGGACAGTGTCCAAAGCCAACGTCCAACTGCTGCGGGGGGAGCAGCTCCGCGTGTCCCTCATCACCCGGGCACAGCCCTCTGGAGAGGTCCACGGACACATCCTCAAGCACCGGGCACTGTTCGCAG agaCATTTGGTGCCATCCTGACCTCGTTGGACCCCTTGCACCTGGGTGCCGGGGGAATGGCGATgctgacactgagtgacactgagaaCAACCTGCACTTCATCCTCATGGCCCGGGGACTGCTGGAGCCTGGAGCAAGGG AATCTCCACGTGTTCCACTGAGGGTCCGTATCCTGCACCAGGGCCAGACGCTCCGGGAGGTCCATGCCAACATCACTGTGGAG GACCCCGACTTCGCAGAGGTGCTGAATGATCTgtctgcccaggagctgcagtggctggtgcaggggcagctccacATCACGGCTGAGACAGAGGGCCGGCACGCACGCCGGCTGGCTGGCACCATCACCACCCGCCGCAGCTGCGAca CCATCCAAAGTGTGCTGTGCGGAGCAGACGCTTTGCTGCCGACCAAGACCGGGGCTGTGGGCTCAGCCAAACTGGCGCTGCATGAGAATGGCACCCTGGAGTACCAG GTGCAGGTGGTGGGCACTGCCAGCGAGGTGGTGGGCATCACACTGGAGACCAAGCCCCGGCGGAAAAGCAAGAGGAACATCCTGTTTGACATGACACCCAGCTACAAGGATGGGCTG GCCTGGGGTgcctggcagagccccagcGCCCGCGATGCCCACATGCTTCTACAAAATGAGCTCTTCCTCAATGTGGCCACCAAAGACTGGGAAGAGGGTGAGCTGCGGGGCCAGATCATCTCCCTGCCCTACAGTGGACTGCTTGCCCGCTACACAG AGATGCCCGTGGCGCTGGCAGGGCAGCTGGTGTCCCCCCCAGTGCACAGCGGCGCCGGGGGGCATGCCTGGCTCTCGCTGGATGAGCACTGCCACCTGCACTACGAGATCTcggtggcagggctgggacgCCCGAGCGATGGCACTGTCAGTGCCCACATCCACGGGGTGGCCGAGCTGGGGGAGATGGGCACTCGCCCCCACCAGCACAAGCGCCTGCTCAAAGGCTTCTACAGCACTGAG GCTCAGGGGGTGGTGAAGGACCTGGATGCCGACCTGCTGCAACACCTGGCACAAGGCACTGCTTTCCTGCAAGTCAGCACCAAAGCACACCCCAATGGGGAGATGCGGGGACGG GTGCACATTCCCAACCAGTGCCATTCAGGAGGGACCCGCCTGGCCCCAGGGGAGTCCCTGgggcaggctgagctccctGGGAGCACCAAGACCAGGgacctggagcagctgaagaAGGACCCCAACTCCTGCTTCTTTGAGGGTCAGCACCGGGCACATGGCACCCGCTGGGCACCTGACTATGACAAGAAGTGCTCCATCTGCAGCTGCCAG aagCGCACAGTGATCTGCGACCCCATCTTGTGCCAGCCCCTCAACTGTACCCACCAGGTGCACCCCGaagagctgtgctgccccatCTGTGAAG AGAAGAagtcagagcaggaggagctgaagctGGAGCGGGCACGGGACAGTAGTGAGG gCTGCTACTTTGATGGTGACAAAACATGGCGAGGCTCTGGCACTCGCTGGCACCCTGTTGTGCCCCCATTTGGCCTCATCAAATGTGCCATCTGTACTTGCAAG ggcaccaCAGGTGAAGTGCACTGTGAGAAGGTGCAGTGCCCACGGCTCACCTGTGCCAACCCTGTGCGCGCCAGCCCCTCTGACTGCTGCAAGCAGTGCCCAG ccccagagaaGAGTGTCCCGGAGCTGGCTGACTCCATGCAGGCAGATGCACCACGAGCGTGCCGCTTTGGGCGTCGCTGGTACCTCAACAATGAGAGCTGGCACCCGTCTGTGCCCCCCTTCGGAGAAATGAAGTGTATCCTGTGCTGGTGTGTG TCGGGGGAGACACACTGCCAGCGCCAGGAGTGCCCCCCATCTGCCTGTGCTAGCCCCGCCACGAGGGACAACCCCTGCTGTGCCAAGTGCCGTG ccctggatgCCCCCTCAGATGCACGGGAGAAGGTCCACGATGCCAAGGTGGAGTCACGGAGCCACTGA
- the THPO gene encoding thrombopoietin isoform X3 translates to MRGRNPQPSMELNRLLLLTSFLLHVKEDRASPTRLVCDNRLIQKYIVEAKDMEKRVGQCQALPPLSCPAVLPLVDFTFQQWKSKSNETKRREILCDLALLLGAAAAAQGQVSNDCGDRQLSQLYRHANSFFLLLQTFSWEAGHWEPSCSPHSMEETQITSIFLTYRQLVQGKLRFFFNDLAKVLCKQGQGDSRDPPCGGR, encoded by the exons ATGCGGGGCCGAAACCCCCAGCCGAGCATGGAGCTGAACA GACTGCTCCTCCTCACATCCTTCCTCCTGCATGTGAAAGAGGACCGTGCCAGCCCAACACGGCTGGTCTGTGACAACAGACTTATCCAGAAATACATCGTGGAGGCCAAGGACATGGAAAAGAGAGTG GGCCAGTGCCAGGCCCTGCCTCCActcagctgccctgcagtgctgcccttgGTGGACTTCACTTTCCAGCAGTGGAAATCCAAATCg AATGAGACCAAGCGCCGGGAGATCCTCTGTgacctggccctgctgctgggtgctgcagcagcagcccagggccagGTGAGCAACGATTGTGGGGACAGGCAGCTGAGCCAGCTTTACCGACATGCCAACTCcttcttcctgctcctgcagacctTCAGCTGGGAG GCAGGACACTGGGAGCCGAGCTGCTCCCCACACTCCATGGAGGAGACCCAGATCACCAGCATTTTCCTCACCTACCGGCAGCTGGTACAGGGCAAGTTGAGGTTCTTCTTCAACGACCTGGCCAAGGTCTTGTGCAAgcaaggacagggggacagcagagaCCCTCCATGTGGGGGCCGGTGA
- the THPO gene encoding thrombopoietin isoform X4, which translates to MAVWPLGAHHWHGNPRSPPRGPGTPCWLIGEQHRALLSHSHLPLHPHHGAKATKGQGRGLATAGLALSGLALPREAGTVHKATPSPPGLLLLTSFLLHVKEDRASPTRLVCDNRLIQKYIVEAKDMEKRVGQCQALPPLSCPAVLPLVDFTFQQWKSKSAYLVAQGG; encoded by the exons ATGGCTGTGTGGCCCCTTGGCGCACACCACTGGCACGGAAACCCCCGCTCTCCCCCGAGGGGACCGGGCACCCCTTGCTGGCTGATTGGAGAGCAGCACCGGGCCCTCCTCAGCCACTCACAcctccccctgcacccccaccACGGGGCCAAGGCCACCAAAGGGCAGGGGAGAGGACTTGCCACTGCGGGCTTGGCTCTGtctgggctggcactgcccagggaggcaggCACAGTGCACAAGGCAACCCCATCTCCTCCAGGACTGCTCCTCCTCACATCCTTCCTCCTGCATGTGAAAGAGGACCGTGCCAGCCCAACACGGCTGGTCTGTGACAACAGACTTATCCAGAAATACATCGTGGAGGCCAAGGACATGGAAAAGAGAGTG GGCCAGTGCCAGGCCCTGCCTCCActcagctgccctgcagtgctgcccttgGTGGACTTCACTTTCCAGCAGTGGAAATCCAAATCg GCATatctggtggcacagggagggtaG
- the THPO gene encoding thrombopoietin isoform X2, giving the protein MAVWPLGAHHWHGNPRSPPRGPGTPCWLIGEQHRALLSHSHLPLHPHHGAKATKGQGRGLATAGLALSGLALPREAGTVHKATPSPPGLLLLTSFLLHVKEDRASPTRLVCDNRLIQKYIVEAKDMEKRVGQCQALPPLSCPAVLPLVDFTFQQWKSKSTFSWEAGHWEPSCSPHSMEETQITSIFLTYRQLVQGKLRFFFNDLAKVLCKQGQGDSRDPPCGGR; this is encoded by the exons ATGGCTGTGTGGCCCCTTGGCGCACACCACTGGCACGGAAACCCCCGCTCTCCCCCGAGGGGACCGGGCACCCCTTGCTGGCTGATTGGAGAGCAGCACCGGGCCCTCCTCAGCCACTCACAcctccccctgcacccccaccACGGGGCCAAGGCCACCAAAGGGCAGGGGAGAGGACTTGCCACTGCGGGCTTGGCTCTGtctgggctggcactgcccagggaggcaggCACAGTGCACAAGGCAACCCCATCTCCTCCAGGACTGCTCCTCCTCACATCCTTCCTCCTGCATGTGAAAGAGGACCGTGCCAGCCCAACACGGCTGGTCTGTGACAACAGACTTATCCAGAAATACATCGTGGAGGCCAAGGACATGGAAAAGAGAGTG GGCCAGTGCCAGGCCCTGCCTCCActcagctgccctgcagtgctgcccttgGTGGACTTCACTTTCCAGCAGTGGAAATCCAAATCg acctTCAGCTGGGAG GCAGGACACTGGGAGCCGAGCTGCTCCCCACACTCCATGGAGGAGACCCAGATCACCAGCATTTTCCTCACCTACCGGCAGCTGGTACAGGGCAAGTTGAGGTTCTTCTTCAACGACCTGGCCAAGGTCTTGTGCAAgcaaggacagggggacagcagagaCCCTCCATGTGGGGGCCGGTGA
- the THPO gene encoding thrombopoietin isoform X1: protein MAVWPLGAHHWHGNPRSPPRGPGTPCWLIGEQHRALLSHSHLPLHPHHGAKATKGQGRGLATAGLALSGLALPREAGTVHKATPSPPGLLLLTSFLLHVKEDRASPTRLVCDNRLIQKYIVEAKDMEKRVGQCQALPPLSCPAVLPLVDFTFQQWKSKSNETKRREILCDLALLLGAAAAAQGQVSNDCGDRQLSQLYRHANSFFLLLQTFSWEAGHWEPSCSPHSMEETQITSIFLTYRQLVQGKLRFFFNDLAKVLCKQGQGDSRDPPCGGR, encoded by the exons ATGGCTGTGTGGCCCCTTGGCGCACACCACTGGCACGGAAACCCCCGCTCTCCCCCGAGGGGACCGGGCACCCCTTGCTGGCTGATTGGAGAGCAGCACCGGGCCCTCCTCAGCCACTCACAcctccccctgcacccccaccACGGGGCCAAGGCCACCAAAGGGCAGGGGAGAGGACTTGCCACTGCGGGCTTGGCTCTGtctgggctggcactgcccagggaggcaggCACAGTGCACAAGGCAACCCCATCTCCTCCAGGACTGCTCCTCCTCACATCCTTCCTCCTGCATGTGAAAGAGGACCGTGCCAGCCCAACACGGCTGGTCTGTGACAACAGACTTATCCAGAAATACATCGTGGAGGCCAAGGACATGGAAAAGAGAGTG GGCCAGTGCCAGGCCCTGCCTCCActcagctgccctgcagtgctgcccttgGTGGACTTCACTTTCCAGCAGTGGAAATCCAAATCg AATGAGACCAAGCGCCGGGAGATCCTCTGTgacctggccctgctgctgggtgctgcagcagcagcccagggccagGTGAGCAACGATTGTGGGGACAGGCAGCTGAGCCAGCTTTACCGACATGCCAACTCcttcttcctgctcctgcagacctTCAGCTGGGAG GCAGGACACTGGGAGCCGAGCTGCTCCCCACACTCCATGGAGGAGACCCAGATCACCAGCATTTTCCTCACCTACCGGCAGCTGGTACAGGGCAAGTTGAGGTTCTTCTTCAACGACCTGGCCAAGGTCTTGTGCAAgcaaggacagggggacagcagagaCCCTCCATGTGGGGGCCGGTGA
- the POLR2H gene encoding DNA-directed RNA polymerases I, II, and III subunit RPABC3 isoform X1 — MAGILFEDIFDVKDIDPEGKKFDRVSRLHCESESFKMDLILDVNIQIYPVDLGDKFRLVIASTLYEDGTLDDGEYNPTDDRPSRADQFEYVMYGKVYRIEGDETSTEAATRLSAYVSYGGLLMRLQGDANNLHGFEVDSRVYLLMKKLAF; from the exons CCTCTTCGAGGACATCTTCGACGTGAAGGACATCGACCCAGAGGGCAAGAAGTTCGACCGCG TGTCCCGCCTGCACTGCGAGAGCGAGTCCTTCAAGATGGATCTCATCCTGGATGTGAACATCCAGATCTATCCCGTGGACCTCG GGGACAAATTCCGCCTGGTCATCGCCAGCACCTTGTATGAGGACGGCACCCTGGACGATGGCGAGTACAACCCCACGGATGACCGGCCGTCCAG GGCAGACCAGTTTGAGTACGTGATGTACGGCAAGGTGTACCGGATCGAGGGGGACGAGACCTCCACGGAGGCGGCCACACGCCT CTCTGCCTATGTGTCCTACGGGGGGCTGCTCATGCGGCTGCAGGGAGACGCAAACAACCTGCACGGGTTTGAGGTGGACTCTCGTGTTTACCTGCTGATGAAGAAGTTGGCCTTCTAG
- the POLR2H gene encoding DNA-directed RNA polymerases I, II, and III subunit RPABC3 isoform X2, producing MAGILFEDIFDVKDIDPEGKKFDRVSRLHCESESFKMDLILDVNIQIYPVDLALPMCPTGGCSCGCRETQTTCTGLRWTLVFTC from the exons CCTCTTCGAGGACATCTTCGACGTGAAGGACATCGACCCAGAGGGCAAGAAGTTCGACCGCG TGTCCCGCCTGCACTGCGAGAGCGAGTCCTTCAAGATGGATCTCATCCTGGATGTGAACATCCAGATCTATCCCGTGGACCTCG CTCTGCCTATGTGTCCTACGGGGGGCTGCTCATGCGGCTGCAGGGAGACGCAAACAACCTGCACGGGTTTGAGGTGGACTCTCGTGTTTACCTGCTGA